One segment of Desulfobulbaceae bacterium DNA contains the following:
- a CDS encoding aminoacyl-tRNA hydrolase gives MHFQGRIIMHLIVGLGNPGATYQGTRHNIGFQLLDYLADTLHVSFSDSKWNARVVKTSLSGNGVILVKPETFMNESGRAVGAIATYYRIRPENIIVVHDDLDLALGRIKVVVGRGAGGHNGILSLVSHLQSNDFVRIRLGIGRPDPMIPVKNFVLTRFSSEERASIDGEMTIICQTIQLILEKGPLFAMSMVNSRKV, from the coding sequence ATGCACTTTCAAGGGAGAATAATCATGCATCTTATTGTTGGGCTCGGCAACCCTGGGGCGACCTACCAGGGTACCCGTCACAATATCGGCTTCCAATTACTTGATTACCTCGCTGATACACTTCATGTCTCATTCTCCGATTCCAAATGGAATGCCCGAGTCGTCAAGACTTCACTTAGTGGAAATGGTGTTATCTTGGTCAAGCCTGAGACGTTCATGAACGAAAGCGGAAGGGCGGTTGGCGCAATCGCCACCTATTATAGGATCAGGCCAGAAAACATTATCGTAGTCCATGATGATCTGGATCTTGCTCTTGGTCGGATCAAAGTTGTTGTCGGTCGAGGTGCTGGTGGGCACAACGGAATCCTGTCGTTGGTTTCTCATCTGCAGAGTAATGACTTCGTCAGAATCAGATTGGGTATTGGGCGTCCTGATCCAATGATCCCTGTTAAAAATTTTGTCCTTACCAGATTCAGTAGCGAAGAGCGGGCCTCAATTGATGGTGAGATGACGATTATTTGTCAGACGATTCAATTAATTCTTGAAAAGGGTCCTCTGTTTGCCATGTCGATGGTTAATAGCCGTAAGGTATGA